From a region of the Calonectris borealis chromosome 2, bCalBor7.hap1.2, whole genome shotgun sequence genome:
- the FASTK gene encoding fas-activated serine/threonine kinase, with product MLRLLPWLRALTRESVRPGVLQGLAAGDRSGAGMYPACYCAGKAKQRAVLLPLDPYGHGLLHTFPPDAYRTRGHGKRKSWNFIHEKMSYDTFFTMKRLIERSRSVGEVLRWVTQNPSKVSASHYPIALHKLGQLLQQQQGQATVNGESRGPGQVLEQPEFQTLCQAIISGCSKFDNFSIVNCLYAAAALGLPGESPLVRVLEDESRSRLGRFNQKDVSMVFSSVMRLHPSSPHPLVESCLSSLERHLEKERHPQTLFLLLSYYRLRAQALQGHPASDQQLINNRKILRLVRHTLGQVSAMREHELALLDEMLALCAQEANNKALEAIFSSQLFYENRQERFIRSMAEWLPRKAENLTPYTMALIAKYVARHRLREPRLLDTIANFLLKRGEQLDSKVIQKLVFPFSRMNYRPSNHSELFPKLEAILEQKAGSSPLATVNILMSMFQLSHFPQTVLHQVFSPAFITNVMSSPYALIVRRYLSLLDAAVELEFRDYSGPRLDPRYRVLMFEHALTADEANRKYSYKGLVAEALRQLVGEECYRQDEVLPPGYCTDFLLWINRSGTVLPLSRVPAASKAPSHTTTSPAAISLRSSVLALTSDLQDFAPFAPETPSSPPGSRENNLAGRFLPTLCPALGGPCYQPPSDYYCGLSKESSLESQGSSTLSSPSECLSAQPAGTPDCSPRGTSAATLFQFPIGKILEEEEEATAGCPGHDHNCFQGEQAQEEPEERSPPPSEDACPPPSPCRPSPKRGPGDGPQGAEEIQRVVLSVNDKWHYCQNSDILVGSRAMRDRHLRLLGYCLVQLPYTELEKVSGIEEAKHYLRQKLRELRF from the exons ATGCTGCGCCTGCTGCCATGGCTCCGTGCTCTGACCCGAGAGAGCGTGCGGCCTGGAGTCCTGCAGGGCCTGGCTGCTGGTGACAGGAGCGGGGCCGGGATGTATCCCGCCTGCTACTGTGCAGGCAAAGCCAAGCAGCGGGCTGTGCTGCTCCCCCTGGACCCCTACGGCCATGGGCTGCTGCACACCTTTCCCCCGGACGCCTACAGGACTCGAGGCCATGGCAAGAGGAAGAGCTGGAACTTCATCCACGAGAAGATGAGTTATGACACCTTCTTCACAATGAAGCGTCTGATAGAGCGCTCGCGCAGCGTGGGGGAAGTGCTGCGGTGGGTCACGCAGAACCCCAGCAAGGTGTCCGCCAGCCACTACCCCATCGCCCTGCACAAGCTGGGCCagctcttgcagcagcagcagggccaggccaCGGTGAACGGGGAGAGCCGCGGGCCTGgccaggtgctggagcagccaGAGTTTCAGACGCTCTGTCAGGCCATCATCAGTGGCTGCTCCAAGTTTGATAACTTCAGCATTGTCAACTGCCTGTACGCCGCTGCCGCGCTGG GCCTGCCGGGGGAATCGCCGCTGGTGCGAGTGCTGGAGGACGAATCCCGGAGCCGCCTGGGCCGCTTCAACCAGAAGGACGTCTCCATGGTCTTCAGCAGCGTGATGAGGCTGCACCCGTCCAGCCCCCACCCCCTGGTCGAGTCTTGCCTCAGCAGCTTGGAGCGGCACCTGGAGAAGGAGCGCCATCCCCAGACCCtcttcctgctcctctcctaCTACCGGCTGCGGGCGCAGGCGCTGCAGGGACACCCGGCCTCCGACCAGCAGCTGATCAACAACCGCAAGATCCTGCGCCTCGTCAGGCACACGCTGGGGCAAGTGAGTGCCATGCGGGAGCACGAGCTGGCCCTCTTGGACGAGATGCTGGCTCTGTGCGCCCAGGAGGCGAACAACAAGGCCCTGGAGGCCATCTTCAGCTCTCAGCTCTTCTACGAGAACCGCCAAGAGCGATTCATCCGCAGTATGGCAG AGTGGCTCCCCAGGAAGGCAGAGAACCTTACCCCCTACACCATGGCCCTCATTGCCAAGTACGTGGCCCGGCACCGGCTGCGTGAGCCACGGCTGCTTGATACCATCGCAAACTTCCTCCTGAAGCGTGGGGAGCAGCTCGACAGCAAG gtgaTCCAGAAGCTGGTGTTTCCCTTCAGCCGCATGAATTACCGCCCATCCAACCACAGCGAGCTCTTCCCCAAGCTGGAGGCCATCCTGGAGCAGAAAGCCGGCAGCTCACCCCTGGCGACTGTCAACATCCTCATGTCCATGTTTCAGCTTAGCCACTTCCCCCAGACGGTCCTGCACCAAGTCTTCTCCCCAGCCTTCATCACCAATGTTATGA gcagcccctaCGCGCTGATTGTGCGCCGCTACCTCTCGCTGCTGGACGCGGCGGTGGAGCTGGAGTTCCGCGACTACAGCGGCCCGCGCCTCGACCCGCGCTACCGCGTCCTCATGTTCGAGCACGCCCTGACGGCCGACGAGGCCAACAGAAAGTACAG ttaCAAGGGGCTGGTGGCCGAGGCCCTGCGGCAGCTGGTGGGAGAAGAGTGCTATCGGCAGGACGAGGTGCTGCCCCCAGGATACTGCACAG ACTTCCTGCTGTGGATTAACCGCTCGGGCACCGTGCTGCCTCTCTCTCGTGTCCCTGCGGCTTCCAAGGCTCCCTCCCACACTACAACATCGCCCGCCGCCATTTCCTTGCGCTCGAGCGTCCTGGCCCTCACCTCGGACTTGCAGGACTTTGCCCCGTTTGCTCCAGAGACGCCGAGCAGCCCCCCGGGCTCCCGGGAGAACAACCTGGCCGGGCGGTTCCTGCCCACGctttgccctgccctggggggccccTGCTACCAGCCCCCCTCGGACTATTACTGCGGCCTGAGCAAAGAGTCTTCCCTGGAGAGCCAGGGCAGCTCCACGTTAAGCAGCCCTTCTGAGTGCCTCTCCGCGCAGCCGGCCGGCACCCCTGACTGCTCGCCAAGGGGCACCTCCGCAGCCACCCTTTTCCAGTTCCCCATCGGCAAGattctggaggaggaggaggaggctacCGCCGGCTGCCCTGGGCACGATCACAACTGCTTCCAGGGGGAGCAGGCCCAGGAGGAACCGGAGGAGAGGAGCCCACCCCCCAGCGAGGACGCCTGCCCTCCACCCTCTCCGTGCCGGCCCAGCCCCAAGCGAGGGCCCGGCGATGGGCCGCAGGGAGCTGAAGAGATTCAGAG GGTGGTGCTGTCGGTCAACGACAAATGGCATTACTGCCAGAACTCCGACATACTGGTGGGCTCGCGAGCCATGAGGGACAGGCACTTGCGACTGCTGGGCTACTGTCTGGTTCAG
- the TMUB1 gene encoding transmembrane and ubiquitin-like domain-containing protein 1 — protein MVLIEGVGDEVTVLFALLLVAVVLGLAWASTRAPEPAATPRDVASLPEEGPSAAPTPVEHKAPAPAAAAGAAPDGAGGLAAGLRPRAGPTPAQGPLGEADGGPAEPTMVLRLKFLNDTERLARVRPGDTVGALKRAYFPGQEQQVRLIYQGQLLRDDAQSLAALHLTHNSVLHCHISQHSPAPAPAGPHASADPVHAALNVGSLMLPLFVLMLAVLWYFQLQYRHVFTATATTFLAGLTLLFSFMAFTMYRR, from the exons atggtgCTGATCGAGGGCGTTGGCGATGAGGTGACCGTGCTCTTCGCGTTGTTGCTGGTCGCCgtggtgctggggctggcctGGGCCTCCACCCGCGCCCCCGAGCCCGCCGCGACGCCCCGCGACGTCGCGTCGCTGCCCGAGGAGGGTCCGAGCGCTGCCCCGACCCCCGTCGAGCAcaaggccccggccccggcggcggcggccggagcggccCCCGATggggcgggcgggctggcggcggggctgcggccccgGGCTGGCCCCACACCCGCGCAGGGCCCCCTCGGCGAGGCGGAcggcggccccgccgagcccaCCATGGTGCTGCGGCTGAAATTCCTCAACGACACGGAGCGCCTGGCCCGGGTGCGCCCCGGTGACACCGTCGGGGCCCTGAAGAG GGCCTATTTCCCCGGGCAGGAGCAGCAAGTGCGGCTGATCTACCAGGGCCAGCTGCTGCGCGATGACGCCCAGAGCCTGGCTGCCCTGCACCTCACCCACAACAGCGTCCTGCACTGCCACatctcccagcacagcccggcccccgcgcccgccggcccccACGCCTCTGCTGACCCCGTGCACGCCGCCCTCAACGTGGGCAGCCTCATGCTGCCGCTCTTCGTGCTGATGCTGGCTGTGCTCTGGTACTTCCAGCTGCAGTACCGCCACGTCTtcaccgccaccgccaccaccttcCTGGCTGGCCTCACCCTTCTCTTCAGCTTCATGGCCTTCACCATGTACCGCAGATAG